A single genomic interval of Microbacterium hydrocarbonoxydans harbors:
- a CDS encoding CocE/NonD family hydrolase: MSLNDAYWEARLPEPLYTDFEVEKEIFVPMRDGVHLSTDVYLPRGSRGPLATILIKTPYDKDVGEGAVRTKWVDYFAQQGYAVVVQNERGLHLSEGRFENYLHGASTDGSDTVDWIVSRPWSNGRVGTIGCSSSGEHQWPMAAGNNPAHAAMVPGASGTAVGNVPGNRTRGAFYRGGIPMLANWVLWYGRHVPSERPILPPESTPEQRQRIRTYFAMSLRRGWRPDTPERLRHLPTKDVLRAAGGPRTPFDDYITRTPADPRWDEVEFITDSDRPRVPALHINSWHDLAAGETARLFAYLQSVDTPDQYLIMGGGPHCSIWQELPFEITKTRAKEMFAGMTTTEMEATPAPDMRDFTFGDLELGDVRYRGVDHGYPKLYLAWFDKWLRGRDNGVTDMPRVQLFVMNQGWISSDAWPHPNVVPTTFHLVDDAQAWLRNEAGALSTTPPIGEFSDSYVYDPLNPTPTLGDELGFHAAKDQRPISMRRDVLVYSTAPLEKAMTVVGPIEVTLHVSTSAEDTDFIVRLIDVHPDGRAINLAHDGLRLRYRDGFDAPRLAAQDEVYRITLPDMVTGNRFLEGHRIRLEISSSSFPAYERNLNTGGSNFDETDAVVAHNTIHYGAVRGSSITLPVLPD, translated from the coding sequence ATGTCGCTGAATGACGCTTACTGGGAGGCGAGGCTCCCCGAGCCCCTGTACACCGATTTCGAGGTGGAGAAGGAGATCTTCGTCCCGATGAGGGACGGCGTGCATCTCTCCACTGACGTCTACCTCCCCCGTGGATCGAGGGGACCTCTCGCGACGATCCTGATCAAGACGCCGTACGACAAGGATGTCGGCGAAGGCGCCGTGCGCACCAAGTGGGTCGACTACTTCGCTCAGCAGGGCTACGCGGTGGTGGTGCAGAACGAGAGGGGATTGCACCTGTCTGAAGGTCGCTTCGAGAACTATCTGCACGGCGCGAGCACTGATGGCTCCGACACGGTGGACTGGATCGTGAGCCGTCCCTGGTCGAACGGTCGTGTGGGCACGATCGGATGCTCCAGTTCAGGCGAGCACCAGTGGCCGATGGCTGCCGGCAACAATCCCGCCCACGCCGCGATGGTCCCAGGCGCCTCCGGCACGGCTGTAGGGAATGTGCCAGGCAATCGAACGCGCGGCGCTTTCTACCGCGGTGGCATCCCCATGCTCGCCAACTGGGTGCTCTGGTACGGACGCCATGTCCCCTCTGAGAGGCCCATTCTTCCCCCGGAGTCGACCCCCGAACAGCGGCAGCGCATCCGCACCTACTTCGCGATGTCGCTGCGGCGCGGATGGCGCCCTGACACCCCCGAGAGGCTGAGGCATCTGCCGACCAAGGACGTCCTGCGGGCGGCCGGCGGACCTCGCACTCCGTTCGACGACTACATCACGCGCACCCCGGCGGACCCTCGATGGGATGAGGTCGAGTTCATCACCGACAGCGATCGCCCGCGGGTGCCGGCGCTGCACATCAACAGCTGGCATGACCTCGCCGCCGGCGAGACCGCACGCCTGTTCGCCTACCTGCAGAGCGTCGACACGCCGGATCAGTACCTGATCATGGGCGGAGGGCCGCACTGCTCGATCTGGCAGGAGCTACCCTTCGAGATCACCAAGACCAGGGCGAAGGAGATGTTCGCCGGGATGACGACCACCGAGATGGAGGCCACCCCCGCCCCGGACATGCGCGACTTCACCTTCGGTGACCTCGAGCTCGGTGACGTGCGGTACCGCGGTGTCGACCACGGGTATCCCAAGCTGTATCTGGCGTGGTTCGACAAGTGGCTGCGGGGCCGAGACAACGGGGTGACGGACATGCCGCGCGTGCAGCTCTTCGTCATGAACCAAGGCTGGATCTCGAGCGATGCGTGGCCGCATCCGAACGTCGTGCCCACCACTTTCCATCTGGTGGACGATGCCCAGGCCTGGCTCCGCAACGAGGCGGGGGCGCTATCGACCACCCCGCCGATCGGGGAGTTCTCCGACAGTTACGTCTACGACCCGCTCAACCCCACGCCCACGCTGGGCGACGAACTCGGATTCCATGCGGCCAAGGACCAGCGGCCGATCTCCATGCGGCGCGACGTGCTCGTCTACAGCACCGCGCCATTGGAGAAGGCGATGACGGTGGTGGGCCCGATCGAGGTGACGTTGCATGTGTCGACGTCGGCCGAGGACACCGACTTCATCGTGCGTCTGATCGACGTGCATCCTGATGGCCGGGCGATCAATCTCGCCCACGACGGGCTCCGCCTCCGCTACCGGGACGGCTTCGACGCACCGCGCCTCGCCGCGCAGGATGAGGTGTATCGGATCACACTGCCCGACATGGTCACCGGCAATCGGTTCCTGGAAGGTCATCGTATCCGGCTCGAGATCTCCTCGAGCAGCTTCCCCGCTTATGAGCGCAATCTCAATACGGGCGGGTCGAACTTCGACGAGACCGACGCCGTCGTCGCGCACAACACCATCCACTACGGGGCTGTGCGCGGGTCCAGCATCACGCTGCCGGTGCTGCCGGACTGA
- a CDS encoding NAD(P)/FAD-dependent oxidoreductase: MHIVVIGGGIIGLTTAYHLAREGAQVTVLDARATGLGASDVNAGWVVPAEAAPVPGPGVVLTSLKWMLSPDSPLYIRPSLHPQFLSFMFGLWRASNARDQRAGFAAHLELAEGTIESFDDYRADGMEFEMHSQGLLMAFLRRENLDHHLTHLDLVRRYGLEPTVLVGDDVRVHEPHLSDAVQGGLFFPRERHVDPRALAAALRGRLLEMGVELVEHSEVDSVHRAGDRVTAVSAGGRTYRGDSFLLAAGAWTGPLSRRFGVPVPVRPGKGYSIDLPPLALRSATNLSDAKVAVTPLSRNLRVAGTMEFGGLDEDINAVRVEAILRAPQRYFRDWQPVRADIAPRAGMRPMTPDGLPVMGRLGGISNAFVSSGHGMLGVTLAPGAAAAMTDLMLRSIESPRLRPFSPRRFRAIRASERTIR; this comes from the coding sequence ATGCATATCGTCGTGATCGGCGGAGGGATCATCGGGCTCACCACGGCCTATCACCTCGCCCGTGAAGGCGCTCAGGTGACCGTTCTCGATGCGCGAGCCACGGGGCTAGGAGCCAGCGATGTCAACGCAGGGTGGGTCGTTCCGGCCGAAGCCGCGCCGGTCCCGGGACCTGGGGTGGTGCTGACGAGTCTCAAATGGATGCTCAGCCCCGACAGCCCGCTGTACATCCGCCCCTCGCTGCACCCACAGTTCCTCTCCTTCATGTTCGGTCTCTGGCGTGCATCGAATGCCCGCGACCAGCGCGCAGGATTCGCCGCCCATCTCGAACTCGCCGAAGGCACCATCGAGTCGTTCGACGACTACCGCGCCGACGGCATGGAATTCGAGATGCACAGTCAGGGCCTTCTCATGGCATTCCTTCGGCGAGAGAACCTCGACCACCACCTCACGCATCTGGACCTCGTGCGTCGGTACGGCCTCGAGCCCACCGTGCTCGTCGGAGACGACGTGCGCGTGCACGAGCCGCATCTCTCGGACGCAGTGCAAGGGGGCCTTTTCTTCCCGCGAGAACGTCACGTCGATCCACGGGCGCTGGCCGCAGCTCTGCGCGGTCGCCTGCTCGAGATGGGGGTCGAGCTGGTCGAACACTCCGAGGTCGACAGCGTCCACAGAGCCGGCGATCGCGTGACCGCCGTCAGCGCAGGCGGGCGGACCTACCGAGGTGACAGCTTCCTTCTCGCCGCCGGCGCGTGGACAGGGCCGCTCTCGCGTCGGTTCGGAGTGCCGGTGCCGGTGCGACCGGGCAAGGGATACAGCATCGACCTTCCGCCGCTGGCGCTGCGCAGCGCGACGAACCTGTCCGACGCGAAGGTGGCGGTCACGCCCCTGAGTCGCAATCTGCGAGTGGCGGGCACGATGGAGTTCGGTGGACTCGACGAGGACATCAACGCGGTGCGGGTGGAAGCCATCCTCCGTGCTCCTCAGCGATATTTCCGCGACTGGCAGCCGGTCCGCGCGGACATCGCTCCACGAGCAGGCATGCGACCCATGACCCCTGATGGCCTTCCCGTCATGGGACGGCTCGGGGGGATCTCGAATGCCTTCGTTTCCAGCGGTCACGGCATGCTCGGCGTGACACTGGCCCCTGGCGCAGCCGCCGCGATGACCGACCTGATGCTGCGCAGCATCGAATCTCCCCGACTTCGCCCCTTCAGCCCCCGCCGCTTCCGCGCGATCCGCGCCTCCGAAAGGACCATCCGATGA
- a CDS encoding dihydrodipicolinate synthase family protein, with protein MSRRSVDLRGILAAVSTPFTPDGSAVDEPEIARQVERMLAAGVHGLVPTGTTGEFTTLSVDEHKRVTDAYVRAVAGRVPVVSGVGALSTGGAIDLAHHAERAGADAVMLVPPFYDPLDITALTGFLSDVAESITIPIVYYNVPGATGIRLNAAQLAEIGRIPGVDYLKDTSGDAVEFAALLAGPHREHITAFNGWDTLTFFGIASGAQASVWGVAGIVPELAVGLWDALAVRKDLDDARERWGHLWAISDFLESVNYVAGVKAGLELIGQPVGPPRQPIQPLADEDRERFARILADAGVLVGARP; from the coding sequence ATGAGCCGTCGTTCTGTCGATCTGCGAGGAATACTCGCCGCCGTCTCCACACCGTTCACCCCGGACGGCTCGGCGGTGGACGAACCCGAGATCGCACGCCAGGTCGAGCGGATGCTGGCCGCGGGCGTTCACGGGCTCGTACCCACCGGCACCACCGGCGAGTTCACCACTCTCTCAGTGGACGAGCACAAGCGGGTGACCGACGCGTATGTGCGCGCCGTGGCCGGCCGGGTGCCAGTGGTCTCCGGCGTCGGTGCGCTCTCGACCGGAGGGGCGATCGACCTCGCGCACCACGCCGAACGTGCCGGCGCGGACGCGGTCATGCTGGTGCCGCCGTTCTACGACCCCCTGGACATCACGGCGCTGACCGGTTTCCTGAGCGATGTGGCCGAGAGCATCACCATCCCGATCGTCTACTACAACGTGCCCGGTGCCACGGGCATCCGACTGAACGCTGCGCAATTGGCCGAGATCGGGCGCATCCCGGGCGTCGACTATCTCAAGGACACCTCCGGCGATGCCGTGGAGTTCGCCGCTCTGCTCGCCGGACCGCACCGCGAGCACATCACAGCATTCAACGGCTGGGACACCCTGACCTTCTTCGGCATCGCCTCCGGAGCTCAGGCATCGGTCTGGGGCGTTGCAGGCATCGTTCCCGAACTCGCGGTCGGTCTGTGGGACGCCCTGGCGGTGCGAAAGGATCTGGACGATGCCCGGGAGCGGTGGGGTCATCTGTGGGCCATCAGCGACTTCCTGGAGTCGGTGAACTACGTCGCCGGAGTGAAAGCCGGCCTCGAGCTGATCGGTCAGCCGGTCGGTCCGCCCCGCCAGCCCATCCAGCCCCTCGCCGACGAGGATCGCGAGCGCTTCGCGCGCATCCTGGCCGATGCGGGAGTCCTCGTCGGTGCTCGGCCGTGA
- a CDS encoding SDR family NAD(P)-dependent oxidoreductase produces the protein MTTTLITGGNRGIGYEVARRLLHAGQTVWIGSRDSSSGQRAADRLGARFVPLDVTDDASVQHAASILQDEVGHLDILINNAGILGDVSAPEYMTPTQLQSVYETNVFGLVRVTHALLPLLRKGTTPSVINVTSGMGSFGLTQDPDRIESQYTLAAYGSSKSAVSMLTTQYAKTIPEVRFNAVDPGQTATDFTGNVGQTVEEGAEAAVRVATLGLATPTGTLTDRQGPIPW, from the coding sequence ATGACCACGACACTCATCACCGGCGGCAACCGCGGCATCGGCTACGAGGTGGCCCGACGTCTCCTTCACGCCGGCCAGACTGTCTGGATCGGCTCCCGTGACAGTTCATCGGGCCAGCGGGCCGCGGACCGGCTCGGTGCACGATTCGTCCCGCTCGACGTGACGGACGACGCCTCGGTGCAGCACGCCGCATCGATCCTCCAGGACGAGGTCGGCCACCTCGACATCCTGATCAACAACGCGGGCATCCTCGGCGACGTCTCGGCTCCTGAATACATGACCCCGACGCAGCTCCAGTCCGTATACGAGACCAACGTGTTCGGACTGGTGCGGGTCACCCACGCCCTCCTTCCCCTCCTGCGGAAGGGAACGACCCCATCGGTGATCAATGTGACGAGCGGGATGGGATCGTTCGGATTGACCCAGGACCCCGACCGAATCGAGTCCCAGTACACGTTGGCCGCGTACGGTTCTTCCAAGAGTGCGGTCAGCATGCTGACCACGCAGTATGCCAAGACCATTCCGGAGGTGCGCTTCAACGCCGTCGACCCCGGGCAGACCGCCACCGACTTCACGGGCAACGTCGGTCAGACCGTCGAGGAGGGAGCCGAAGCAGCCGTCCGCGTCGCGACCCTCGGGCTCGCCACACCGACCGGCACACTGACCGACCGGCAGGGCCCGATCCCGTGGTGA
- a CDS encoding ATP-binding protein — protein sequence MADVIRDDAGLVGRDDELARLAAFTVEATTTGAALVLTGEAGVGKTSLLDAAVARAAGTVRVISASGSEYETDIGFATLHQLVVPLVDDLALLPRAMAEALEVALGLGVGPAPSRIAVFNAALALFSAAAERQPLLLVVDDLQFVDEASRAAAGFVGRRLRGRRIGLLGARRSESSPTVQSIGVPEEHIQPLDDRGAARLLSHRFAHLPSRVRLELAREAQGNPLALVEFAGSTDLSVPWTGADNPQTDSQSKDVRTLFAARIHALPARARDLLLVAALEGRGDLRTVEAASGPGTLLALAPAERDDLVSLTADGRTIRFRHPLVRTAVVETSTGLERCNAHQRLAGALTDDIERHADHLARATTRPDEAVAALLQKAAQRSLRRGDAAGAVTRLRRSADLSPDRTALRRRLSLAAYLAAWVEGQLQTSEEILRELRLTEESTTPGGAVAKGFVALITDGDADASHALAANAVRSLPATGASADEHDRALLTLTLASQYSGRPEHWRPLMEYVDSLPEAAPHEAASLARIHFAPGSVTEGILGALEDALGRLEDETDADVVVRTALAASYLDRLSACRRPVTRVIQDGRDGGAVGSSMPALMFVALDELHSARWSESAAAAAELITLSERTGYHVFRQVGHYISAMAAAHLGDLDACAEHSDLIRRWSAPRGLRRLEYCAHQASGRALVGAGEFEDAYAHLSAICTPGELPPFNPEAVWSAPDLVEAAIRTGRADEARSHAGALHESGIHRISPRFAIMTATATAMTSPEQTAAARFEDALAVPGADDHPFESGRARLAYGEHLRRLGRIREARAQLAAARDTFHELGAATWALRATAELRATGMTRTARGAVGTALTPQELEIARMAASGLSNPQIAARLVLSPRTVSTHLYRVFPKLGITSRAALRDALESAPGQ from the coding sequence ATGGCAGATGTGATCCGCGACGACGCCGGCTTGGTCGGCCGGGATGATGAGCTGGCACGCCTCGCCGCATTCACGGTGGAGGCGACGACGACGGGAGCCGCGCTGGTACTCACCGGGGAGGCCGGGGTCGGCAAGACGTCCCTCCTGGACGCTGCTGTCGCGCGTGCCGCCGGCACTGTCCGGGTGATCTCTGCGAGCGGATCCGAGTACGAGACGGACATCGGATTCGCGACCCTCCATCAACTCGTCGTTCCACTCGTCGATGACCTCGCGCTGCTTCCCCGAGCCATGGCTGAGGCACTCGAAGTGGCGCTCGGCCTCGGAGTCGGCCCGGCGCCGAGTCGGATCGCCGTGTTCAATGCGGCGCTGGCGCTGTTCAGCGCCGCCGCTGAACGTCAGCCCCTGCTTCTTGTCGTCGACGATCTGCAGTTCGTCGACGAGGCGAGCAGGGCTGCTGCGGGATTCGTCGGCAGGCGGCTGCGCGGACGCAGGATCGGCCTGCTGGGTGCACGACGCTCCGAATCCAGCCCGACCGTGCAGTCGATCGGTGTACCCGAGGAGCACATCCAGCCCTTGGATGATCGAGGCGCTGCACGGCTGCTGTCTCACCGCTTCGCGCACCTTCCGTCACGTGTTCGACTGGAGCTCGCGCGGGAAGCCCAGGGCAATCCGCTGGCCCTCGTCGAGTTCGCGGGGTCGACCGATCTCTCCGTGCCGTGGACCGGTGCCGACAACCCGCAGACAGACAGCCAGTCGAAGGATGTCCGTACGCTGTTCGCTGCGCGCATCCATGCACTCCCCGCTCGCGCTCGAGATCTTCTCCTCGTGGCGGCACTCGAGGGTCGCGGTGATCTGCGAACCGTGGAGGCGGCCTCAGGCCCCGGAACGCTGCTCGCTTTGGCGCCGGCTGAGCGCGACGATCTGGTCTCCCTCACCGCCGACGGTCGCACCATCCGATTCCGGCATCCACTGGTGCGGACGGCGGTGGTCGAGACCTCGACGGGCCTCGAGCGATGCAATGCCCACCAACGTCTCGCGGGGGCTCTGACCGACGACATCGAGCGACACGCCGACCACCTCGCTCGTGCGACGACGCGACCGGACGAAGCCGTGGCCGCCCTGCTGCAGAAGGCAGCGCAGCGCAGCCTCCGCCGAGGAGACGCCGCGGGCGCCGTCACTCGGCTGCGACGCTCGGCCGACTTGAGTCCGGATCGCACCGCCCTCCGCCGCCGTCTGTCTCTCGCGGCCTACTTGGCCGCCTGGGTGGAGGGACAGCTCCAGACGTCCGAGGAGATTCTTCGTGAGTTGCGGCTCACCGAGGAGTCGACCACGCCCGGGGGTGCGGTCGCCAAGGGCTTCGTCGCGCTGATCACGGACGGCGACGCCGACGCCTCCCACGCTCTCGCCGCGAACGCCGTGCGATCGCTTCCTGCGACCGGGGCATCGGCCGACGAGCACGACCGGGCGCTGCTGACACTCACCCTGGCGAGTCAGTATTCCGGACGCCCCGAGCACTGGCGACCGCTGATGGAGTACGTGGACTCGCTACCCGAGGCCGCGCCCCACGAAGCCGCCTCCCTCGCGCGCATCCATTTCGCTCCGGGGTCGGTCACCGAGGGCATCCTCGGGGCTCTCGAGGATGCCCTCGGGCGTCTCGAGGACGAGACCGACGCCGACGTCGTCGTCCGCACGGCTCTGGCCGCATCGTATCTCGACCGGCTATCAGCCTGTCGACGACCGGTCACGCGCGTCATCCAGGACGGCCGTGACGGCGGCGCGGTGGGATCGAGCATGCCTGCCCTGATGTTCGTCGCCCTCGACGAGCTCCATTCGGCCAGGTGGAGCGAGTCCGCCGCTGCCGCCGCCGAGCTGATCACGCTGTCGGAGCGGACGGGATATCACGTGTTCCGACAGGTCGGTCATTACATCTCCGCGATGGCGGCGGCGCACCTCGGGGACCTCGACGCGTGCGCCGAGCACAGCGACCTGATACGGCGATGGTCTGCTCCGCGAGGGCTCAGGCGGCTCGAGTACTGCGCCCATCAGGCTTCGGGCCGCGCTCTGGTCGGTGCGGGCGAATTCGAGGACGCATACGCTCATCTCTCGGCGATCTGCACGCCCGGCGAGCTGCCTCCGTTCAACCCTGAGGCGGTGTGGTCGGCACCGGATCTCGTGGAGGCGGCGATCCGCACCGGACGCGCAGACGAGGCCCGATCGCACGCAGGTGCACTTCACGAGTCAGGGATCCACCGCATCTCACCCCGTTTCGCAATCATGACCGCGACCGCGACCGCGATGACGTCACCTGAACAGACAGCTGCGGCCCGGTTCGAGGACGCCCTCGCCGTTCCGGGTGCCGACGACCACCCGTTCGAATCGGGGCGAGCACGCCTCGCCTACGGCGAGCACCTGCGCCGACTGGGGCGGATCCGCGAAGCCCGAGCCCAGCTGGCAGCGGCTCGGGACACCTTCCACGAACTCGGCGCGGCCACGTGGGCCTTGCGCGCGACCGCGGAGCTGCGCGCAACCGGCATGACGAGAACGGCACGCGGCGCTGTCGGCACTGCGCTGACTCCGCAGGAGCTCGAGATCGCCCGGATGGCGGCTTCGGGACTGAGCAATCCGCAGATCGCCGCGAGACTCGTGCTCTCACCCCGAACCGTCTCCACCCATCTTTACCGCGTCTTCCCCAAGCTCGGGATAACCTCGCGGGCGGCTCTCCGCGACGCCCTCGAGAGCGCGCCAGGGCAGTAG
- a CDS encoding proline racemase family protein, with amino-acid sequence MTGVVFDTVEVHAEGEPGRVVLNADALVRGSTMAERLAYCRAHLDDLRRTLLHEPRGYPGLCGVLVLSPVTPGADFGIVVLEQGGFTPMSGSNTMCAVTAVLETGMLPLREPITEVAIDTAVGVVRAVARVSGGKVISVSVVNVPAFVVELDVPLDVPGVGVVPTDIVFGGQFFAQVAAADCAIELRPENGRQLARLGAAIKLAAREQVVVAHPDNPEIDRVDLVMLHSGPRRPGKQDRNTVVITNGPLRADDASTWTGALDRSPCGTGTSARMAALHSRGELAIGEEFRHHSIIGSEFKGVLTGTTLVGGRPAVLPTVTGRAWITGRAQWTVDETDLFPTGYTVGDIWSSQTA; translated from the coding sequence GTGACAGGCGTCGTCTTCGACACGGTCGAGGTGCACGCGGAAGGCGAACCGGGCAGAGTCGTTCTGAACGCTGACGCTCTCGTGCGGGGAAGCACGATGGCGGAGCGCTTGGCATACTGCCGTGCCCATCTGGACGACCTGCGCCGGACGCTGCTGCACGAACCGCGCGGTTATCCCGGCCTATGCGGAGTGCTCGTGCTCTCGCCGGTCACACCGGGCGCCGACTTCGGCATCGTGGTCCTCGAGCAGGGCGGGTTCACGCCGATGTCCGGCAGCAACACCATGTGCGCTGTGACGGCGGTGCTCGAGACGGGGATGCTGCCCCTCCGGGAGCCGATCACGGAAGTCGCGATCGACACCGCGGTGGGCGTCGTGCGGGCAGTGGCGCGGGTCTCGGGGGGAAAGGTCATCTCCGTGAGCGTGGTGAACGTTCCGGCCTTCGTCGTCGAACTCGATGTGCCGCTCGACGTCCCCGGGGTGGGGGTCGTCCCGACCGACATCGTCTTCGGCGGACAGTTCTTCGCCCAGGTCGCAGCCGCTGACTGCGCAATCGAGCTGCGTCCTGAGAACGGCCGTCAGCTCGCGCGGCTGGGCGCCGCGATCAAGCTCGCCGCTCGGGAACAGGTGGTGGTCGCGCACCCGGACAACCCCGAGATCGATCGCGTGGATCTGGTCATGCTGCATTCCGGTCCTCGGCGGCCCGGCAAGCAGGATCGCAACACCGTCGTGATCACCAACGGACCATTACGCGCCGATGACGCGAGCACGTGGACCGGAGCGCTGGATCGCTCGCCCTGCGGGACGGGTACGAGTGCACGGATGGCGGCTCTGCACAGCAGGGGTGAACTCGCCATCGGCGAGGAATTCCGGCACCACAGCATCATCGGAAGTGAGTTCAAGGGCGTGCTCACGGGCACGACTCTCGTCGGCGGACGACCCGCCGTGCTGCCCACCGTCACCGGGCGCGCCTGGATCACGGGCCGCGCGCAGTGGACTGTCGACGAGACCGATCTGTTCCCCACTGGGTACACCGTGGGCGATATCTGGTCGTCCCAGACGGCATGA
- a CDS encoding gamma-aminobutyraldehyde dehydrogenase, protein MQHFIDGVRCDGSGDAVFTVSDPSTGRPITDYRIAGEADVERAMKSARRAGREWGSSTPAERASVMLAAARLLGERSADFAQIESRNAGKPIRLAREFDVPGTIDNIDFFAGAARQLEGRAAEEYASGTMSFVRREPVGVVGSISPWNYPLQMAAWKILPAIAAGNAIVLKPSELTPLTSVLFAELLTEAGVPAGGVNVVSGPGPVTGAALLRSEYTDMLSFTGSTAVGRLVQQAAVARATRVHLELGGKAPLVVFGDADVQAAVHGAVAGSLINSGQDCTAATRAIVHRSVYEEFITGVADLYSSVVLGPTDDPNTDLGPLISHAHRDRVHGYVERARGSRRVFGGEVPPGDGAYLRPALIADVRPDDEVFREEIFGPVLTVTPFDDESEAIALANDTVYGLAASAWTRDVARAMRMARSIRAGCVWINDHITITSEMPHGGMKQSGFGKDMSTYSLEDYTALKHVAIDTTGEARRAWHRTVFALRP, encoded by the coding sequence ATGCAGCATTTCATCGACGGTGTGCGATGCGACGGGTCGGGCGATGCCGTGTTCACGGTGTCGGATCCATCAACCGGTCGACCCATCACCGATTATCGGATCGCGGGCGAGGCCGACGTCGAGCGTGCGATGAAGTCAGCTCGCAGGGCCGGTCGCGAATGGGGATCGAGTACCCCTGCCGAACGCGCCTCGGTGATGCTCGCCGCCGCGCGGCTGCTGGGTGAACGTTCCGCGGATTTCGCGCAGATCGAGAGCCGCAATGCCGGTAAGCCGATCCGGCTCGCCCGAGAGTTCGATGTGCCGGGGACGATCGACAACATCGACTTCTTCGCCGGCGCCGCCCGCCAGCTCGAGGGCAGGGCCGCCGAGGAATACGCGTCCGGGACGATGTCGTTCGTGCGGCGGGAGCCTGTCGGCGTCGTCGGGTCGATCTCGCCGTGGAACTACCCCTTGCAGATGGCCGCGTGGAAGATCCTTCCGGCGATCGCTGCGGGCAACGCGATCGTGCTCAAGCCGTCCGAGCTCACGCCCCTCACGAGCGTGCTCTTCGCCGAGCTCCTGACGGAGGCCGGGGTCCCTGCCGGGGGCGTGAACGTCGTGAGTGGCCCTGGGCCGGTGACAGGCGCAGCCCTGCTGCGCAGCGAGTACACCGACATGCTGTCCTTCACCGGGTCGACTGCCGTCGGGCGTCTCGTGCAGCAGGCGGCCGTGGCACGTGCCACCCGCGTGCACCTCGAGCTGGGGGGCAAAGCGCCGCTGGTGGTGTTCGGCGACGCCGACGTGCAGGCCGCCGTCCACGGTGCAGTTGCCGGGAGCTTGATCAACTCCGGTCAGGACTGCACCGCGGCGACTCGCGCGATCGTCCACCGGTCCGTGTACGAGGAGTTCATCACCGGGGTGGCCGACCTGTACTCCTCGGTCGTGCTCGGTCCGACCGATGATCCGAACACAGATCTCGGTCCGCTCATCAGTCACGCCCACCGGGACCGCGTTCATGGATACGTGGAGAGGGCGCGAGGCTCACGGCGGGTGTTCGGCGGCGAGGTTCCGCCGGGGGACGGGGCCTACCTACGCCCTGCCCTGATCGCTGACGTGCGGCCGGACGACGAGGTCTTCCGCGAGGAGATCTTCGGGCCCGTCCTCACCGTCACGCCGTTCGATGATGAGTCGGAGGCGATCGCGCTCGCGAACGACACCGTGTACGGCCTCGCCGCATCCGCATGGACGCGAGACGTCGCGCGCGCCATGCGGATGGCACGGAGCATCCGGGCCGGTTGCGTCTGGATCAACGACCACATCACCATCACCAGCGAGATGCCCCACGGCGGGATGAAGCAGTCCGGTTTCGGCAAGGACATGTCGACGTACTCGCTCGAGGACTACACCGCCCTCAAGCATGTGGCGATCGACACCACCGGCGAGGCGCGCCGCGCCTGGCACAGAACCGTGTTCGCGCTGCGTCCGTGA